The Nostoc sp. UHCC 0926 nucleotide sequence TCTGATGGATGGTCTACTGAGGTATTTTTGCAAGAGATTGCATTACTGTACAAAGCATTCTTAACCAGAAGTTCTTCACCTCTACCAGAAGTCTCTGTCCAATACAAAGACTTTGCAAACTGGCAGTGGCAATGGCTACAAGGGGAAATTCTGCAAAGTCAACTCTGTTATTGGAAGCAACAACTTGCAGATGTACCAACTGTTTTACAATTACCAACAGATCGACCAAGACCCGCTGTACAGTCTTCACACGGCTTTCATCAATCTGTTGAGTTACCCAAAAGTCTGTTAGACCAACTCAAGGCGATCGCTCGTCAAGAAGGCGTAACTCTATTCATGTTGCTACTAGCGGCATTCCAGACTTTCCTCTACCGTTATACAGGACAAGACGATATTCCAGTCGGCTCACCAATTGCTAACCGTAATAGTGACAAATTAAAAGGGCTAATTGGCTTTTTCGTCAACACTTTGGTGTTACGCACTAAGCTTTCTGGCAACCCTACATTTCAACAGTTACTTGCTCGTGTGCGAAAAGTGGCTCTAGAAGCATATAAACACCAGGATTTAACCTTTGATCAAATAGTAGAGGCATTGAATCCAGAACGAAATGTCAGTCACACCCCTCTATTTCAGGTAATGTTCGATTTCCGGAATGCTCCACCTCTACCAGAAATGCCTGATTTAGTTGTCAGTCAATTAAAAGTAGAAAATGAAACGGCACAGTTTGATTTGAGCCTATCTGTGGAGGTTAAACAAGGGCTAATAGTGTCATTTGAATACAACACTGACTTGTTCGATGCCACCACTATTGCCCGAATGTTGGAACATTTTCAAAACTTGCTCTCAGGAATTGTGGCGAATCCTCAAACTAAGCTTTCGGACTTGTCACTATTGACAAAAAAAGAGCAGCATCAACTGCTTGTAGAATTTAATCAAAATCAATCCAAAATCCAAAATCTAAAATCTAAAATTGGGCAGTGTATCCATCAGTTGTTTGAAGCACAAGTAGAGCAAACACCGGATGAGGTTGCAGTAGTATTTGCTCAAAAGCAATTGAGATATTGGGAGTTGAATCAACGTGCTAATCAGCTAGCGCATCACTTACAAGCACTGGGTGTAGGGCCAGAAGTTATTGTTGGCATCTACATGGAACGCTCGCTAGAAATGGTAGTAGCAGTCTTGGGTGTCCTGAAAGCGGGAGGAGCTTATGTGCCACTAGATCCTATCTACTCCCATGAGCGGCTGGCATTGATGTTGAAAAATATGCAGGTGTCAGTTTTAGTAACGCAGAAGTGGTTAGTGAAAAATCTCCCAGAACACCAAGCCAAGGTTGTTTGTCTAGACTCCAATTGGGAGACTATTTGCCAGCAGAGCAACGAAAATCTACTCAACCAAACAACTCCTCAAAACCTAGCATACGCAATTTACACTTCAGGTTCTACTGGCATTCCTAAGGGAGTGATGGTTACTCACGGCAGTTTAGTGAATGCGTATCTTGCTTGGGAGGATGTATACTCGCTTTGCTCTGTAGTTACAAGTCATTTGCAAATGGCAAGTTTTTCCTTTGATGTTTTTACTGGGGATTTAGTTCGGGCTTTATGCTCCGGTGGCAAACTAGTACTTTGTCCACGGGAATTTCTATTGCAGCCAGATCGACTTTATGCATTGATGTGTTCTCAACGAGTAAACTGTGCCGAGTTTGTGCCAGCTGTGCTGATGAACTTACTTCAGTATTTGGAAGAAACTCAACAATCTCTTGACTTTATGCGATCGCTAGTTGTCGGTTCTGATAGCTGGTATGTTAGTGAATATCAAAAAGTCAAGCGTTTTTATGGTCATGCAACCAGATTAATTAACTCTTATGGTGTCAGCGAAGCCACCATTGATAGCTCATATTTTGAAACTACTACAGCCAATTTACAGCTTGAGCGACAAGTACCAATTGGTCGTCCTTTTGTCAATACTCAAATATATTTATTAGACCCATATCTACAGCCTGTGCCGATAGCAGTTGTTGGCGAAGTTTACATAGGTGGATCTGGATTAGCTAGAGGTTACTTTAATCGTTCGGAATCAACCGCTGAAAAATTTATTCCTCATCCATTTAGCGATGAGTCCGGCGCACGTTTATACAAAACCGGAGACTTAGCAAGGTATTTAGAAGATGGGAACATTGAATTTTTAGGTCGGACAGACTATCAGGTAAAAATCCGAGGTTTTCGGATTGAGTTGGGAGAAATTGAGGCAGTATTAAGCCAACACCCAGCTGTTGAGAAAGCTGTGGTTGTTGCTCAAGAAGACGACCCTGGTAACAAACGCTTATTTGCTTATGTGGTACAAAATCCTGAACCAGAAACTACGGCAAAATTAATCTCAGGAAAGGAATTAAGCAGCAAGCAGCTGTCGCAGTGGGAAGGTGTGTTTGACGACCTTTACCGAGATACTGCTGAGAAACAAGCGTTAAAATTCGATATCAAAGGATGGAACAGTAGTTACACAGGACAGTCAATACCAGAAGCAGAAGTGCGTAATTGGGTAGACTCAACAGTTGAGCGCATTCTCTCTTTACAACCAACTAAGGTATTGGATATAGGTTGTGGCAGCGGTCTGATGTTTTTTCGGATAGCCCCTTATTGTCAGCAATACTGTGCAACAGACGTCTCAGAAAAAGCTTTGCTGAATCTGAAGCATCAGATGACAATGCTAGAACAGCAACCATCAGGAGTTACCCTCATTCACAGAGGAGCAAATAACTTTGAGGGTATAGCAGCTAACAGCTTTGATGCTGTTGTGATAGTTTCTGTAGTACAGTACTTTCCCGGTGTTGACTATTTACTGCAAGTTTTAGAAAACGCAGTTAATGCAGTAGTACCAGGAGGTTTTATCTTACTAGGAGATGTTCGTAGTCTGCCTCTATTAGAAGCATTCCATACATCTGTACAATTCCATCGTGCACCTGATTTTCTCTCCAAAGAAGAATTACAACAGCGTGCACGTAAACAATTATTTGAGGAGAAACAGCTGGTTATTGACCCAGCCTTTTTCACAGCTTTAAAACAACATTTACCTAAGATTAGCCATGTAGAAATTCTTCTTGAACGTGGTTATCATCACAATGAATTAAATAAATTCCGCTACGATGTGATTCTCCATGTAGGAGATGAGGTTCCTTTTTTGGAGGTGCCTTGGTTAGACTGGGAAAAGCAAGAGTTAACAATCACATCTATCCGCCAAATACTTATAGAAACTACACCTAGTGTTTTAGGTATCGCTCATGTCCCGAATGCTCGAATTTCAGAAGATATCCAGATTTTGCAGTGGTTAACTTCTCCTGGAGGTGCTGCAACTGTAGGAGATATGAGGCAATTTCTAGAAAAAAACTTCGACCAACAAGGAATTGAGCCGGAAGATTTTTGGGTATTAAGCAAAGATTTGCCCTATTCCATCGATATTACTTGTTCAAGCGGTGGAGATAATGGTAATTACGATGTGATATTCAAGCGAGAGCCAACAAGTAAAAAAACGCAAGTTGTAACTACTCATAATGCAAAACATCGCCCTTGGCGAGATTATACGAACAATCCCTTACAGGCAAAATTTGCCTTGGAGTTAGTACCACAACTGCGTGATTTTCTGAGCGCAAAGCTGCCAGAATACATGGTACCTGCAAATTTCATGCTTTTGGATGCTCTTCCTTTTTTACCCAACGGCAAAGTGAACCGTCGTGCCTTACCTCCAGCAGATATTTCCACAGTTAGCAATACTCTCTATACACCACCGGCAACTGAGGTAGAGCAAATTATCGTGACTATTTGGCAAGATGTCTTGGGTGTCGAGAAGGTGGGCATTCATGATAACTTCTTTGATTTGGGAGGTCATTCGCTGTTAGTGGGTCAAGTGCATTCTCAGTTGCGAGAAAAGTTAAATCGAGACTTATCAATAGTAGAATTATTTCAATACCCAACTATCAGGTTGTTGGCAAAACATCTCAGTCAAACGCAGATAAAAACCCAGAAATTTGCAAAAATAGTTGATAGATCAGAAAAACAGAAAGCATCTATCAATAGACAAAAGAAATTACGCCAAGAAGGAAAGTAGATCCATGAGTAGTTCTGAAACATCTAATTTTTTGGAAGGTATAGCCATTATTGGTATGTCAGGACGCTTTCCCGGTGCTAATAATATTGAAGAGTTTTGGGAAAATTTA carries:
- a CDS encoding non-ribosomal peptide synthetase; this translates as MTQIFNSKKVSFQNCKTIVDVLFYRSFTQPDKQAFIFLEDGETSSATLTYKQLDRRSRAIASQLQALGLSGKRAILLYPPGLDYLSAFFGCLYAGVVAVPAYPPQNQRKIPRIQAISTDTQASVALTTTVILPTLFSQKTNLGNLHWLTTDNLTQGIEDSWQQPVINADTLALLQYTSGSTGTPKGVMLSHGNLLHNATVTYQLMQHSPQSQFVSWLPVYHDMGLIGGILQPLYGGFPCVFMSPASFLQSPYRWLQAISRYKGTTSGGPNFAYDLCIQRITQQQKQALDLSSWSVAFNGAEPVRQDTLERFTAAFAECGFRPEAFYPCYGMAEATLIVSGGVKKALPDVITIEKSALSNNQVMEANTEREHTQTFVSCGQVVPLQQITIVNPETLTRCQANEVGEIWGSGPSIGQGYWNHPQQTEQTFHAYLKDTQEGPFLRTGDLGFLHNQQLFITGRAKDLIIIRGRNLYPQDIELTTERSHSSLRSGSGAAFSVEVGNEERLVVVQELEFRAKPNVEEVIAAIRQAIAEEHEVQVYAVILIKPGSLPKTSSGKIQRRATKANFLADHLKIVGSSIQKSIDIDIDGNNNRLQREALLAIAPKESQLLLESYLQEQIVRAFAILPDEINSQQPLTSLGLDSLKVFELKNRFESDLEVSISVADFFEGASLRSLSTKILAQITAEAFTSLESLSQIQPAEVYPLSFAQQRLWFLNRLEPGNPAYNISLAVNLKGQLDITLLEQSLNEIIRRHETLRTTFTTVNEQPAQIIASSLKLSLSVIDYQKNIESQGDAAVQQFLTQESQQPFDLTQGPLLRAKLLRIAQQEHIFLLEMHHIISDGWSTEVFLQEIALLYKAFLTRSSSPLPEVSVQYKDFANWQWQWLQGEILQSQLCYWKQQLADVPTVLQLPTDRPRPAVQSSHGFHQSVELPKSLLDQLKAIARQEGVTLFMLLLAAFQTFLYRYTGQDDIPVGSPIANRNSDKLKGLIGFFVNTLVLRTKLSGNPTFQQLLARVRKVALEAYKHQDLTFDQIVEALNPERNVSHTPLFQVMFDFRNAPPLPEMPDLVVSQLKVENETAQFDLSLSVEVKQGLIVSFEYNTDLFDATTIARMLEHFQNLLSGIVANPQTKLSDLSLLTKKEQHQLLVEFNQNQSKIQNLKSKIGQCIHQLFEAQVEQTPDEVAVVFAQKQLRYWELNQRANQLAHHLQALGVGPEVIVGIYMERSLEMVVAVLGVLKAGGAYVPLDPIYSHERLALMLKNMQVSVLVTQKWLVKNLPEHQAKVVCLDSNWETICQQSNENLLNQTTPQNLAYAIYTSGSTGIPKGVMVTHGSLVNAYLAWEDVYSLCSVVTSHLQMASFSFDVFTGDLVRALCSGGKLVLCPREFLLQPDRLYALMCSQRVNCAEFVPAVLMNLLQYLEETQQSLDFMRSLVVGSDSWYVSEYQKVKRFYGHATRLINSYGVSEATIDSSYFETTTANLQLERQVPIGRPFVNTQIYLLDPYLQPVPIAVVGEVYIGGSGLARGYFNRSESTAEKFIPHPFSDESGARLYKTGDLARYLEDGNIEFLGRTDYQVKIRGFRIELGEIEAVLSQHPAVEKAVVVAQEDDPGNKRLFAYVVQNPEPETTAKLISGKELSSKQLSQWEGVFDDLYRDTAEKQALKFDIKGWNSSYTGQSIPEAEVRNWVDSTVERILSLQPTKVLDIGCGSGLMFFRIAPYCQQYCATDVSEKALLNLKHQMTMLEQQPSGVTLIHRGANNFEGIAANSFDAVVIVSVVQYFPGVDYLLQVLENAVNAVVPGGFILLGDVRSLPLLEAFHTSVQFHRAPDFLSKEELQQRARKQLFEEKQLVIDPAFFTALKQHLPKISHVEILLERGYHHNELNKFRYDVILHVGDEVPFLEVPWLDWEKQELTITSIRQILIETTPSVLGIAHVPNARISEDIQILQWLTSPGGAATVGDMRQFLEKNFDQQGIEPEDFWVLSKDLPYSIDITCSSGGDNGNYDVIFKREPTSKKTQVVTTHNAKHRPWRDYTNNPLQAKFALELVPQLRDFLSAKLPEYMVPANFMLLDALPFLPNGKVNRRALPPADISTVSNTLYTPPATEVEQIIVTIWQDVLGVEKVGIHDNFFDLGGHSLLVGQVHSQLREKLNRDLSIVELFQYPTIRLLAKHLSQTQIKTQKFAKIVDRSEKQKASINRQKKLRQEGK